From uncultured Pseudodesulfovibrio sp.:
GGCCTGTACCATATCCAGAAAGAATTGCCCGCCGGACGTTGGTTCTCCTCCGCCAAAGGTGACTCCGCCGTCAGAATTTTCATAGAACAGAGCGTCTTTGCGCACGACATCCATGACGTCTTCAACGGTCATTTCCTTGCCGGATATTTCGCGAGCCTTGCTGGGGCAAACCTCGGCGCATTTGCCACAGTCGGTACATTTTTCGAGATCACGACCAAATTTTTCGCCCATGGGTATGACCGCCCCATTAGGACAGGCATCCATACAGGCTCCACATCCGGTACACAGTGATTCGAAAAACATCATCTGCGGGGAGGTCTTTTGGGATTCCGGATTGCTGCACCACAGGCAGGAGAGCGGACAGCCTTTTAAAAATACCGTGGTTCGCAACCCCGGGCCGTCCTGAACAGACATTCGTTGGATATTGTATACCATTCCCTGACTCATAATTGTCTCCGCAGATATTCGTTTAAGTTTTTCCATGGGGGCAGGGTGGGGCCGATAATGTGGAGGGCGACCCCACCCTGCGGAGTCTTTTTACTCTTTAGGAGTTGTATTCCGTACGTTTGATGATTTCATTCTGTACACCCATGTCCAGACGAGTGAAGTAGGCGCTGAAACCGGCAACGCGGACAACCAGGTCCGAGTATTCCTTTGGATTGACCTGGGCATCTTTCAGAGTCTTGGAATCTACGCAGTTGAACTGGATGTGGGATCCGCCAAAGTCGCAGTATGTCTTGATCAGAGAGACCAGTGTGCGTGCGCCCTGAGGTCCTTCCATAACCGAGGGAGAGAACTTCACGTTGAAGTGGTTTGCTCCGTAGCGGACCGTGTCGATGGCTTCTGCACCGGACTTGATGAGGGCGGTGATGCCTTCATGGTCTGTACCGGGCATGGCGGAGACACTACCGTCGGTCAGCGCTACACCGGCTTTGCGTCCGTTGGGCAGAGCGCCCATGAGTGCGCCGAAGTAGTTGTGGTAGGACAGGGAGTATGCGTCCAGCGGAGTGCGGTATCCGAAGCAGTCCGGTCCCTGAGCGTGGTGGATGGCGTCTACATCCCTGTAGTATTGCTGCACAAAGCCTTCCACTTCAGGTTGGTCGTTGCCATGTTTGGGTGCTTCAAAGCACATTTTGCGGATGTCTTCGCAGCCTTCGAAGTTTGATTTGATGGCGTCAAGCATCTCTTGCATGGTCAATTTCTTCGTATCGAAGACAAGATGCTTGATGGCGAGCAGGGAGTTCGCGGCATCAATACCAGCGGTCATGATGGGATTGACCTGCGGGAAACGGGTACCGCCAGCCTCTTCGCAGACACCCTTTTCGATGCAGCCGTCGTACATGGCGGAGCGGAAGACGCTCGGAACGACCTGAAGTCTGGCCATCTGGCTCAGATCAGAGTGCTTCCGGGAGATGTTGAAGAGGTGATCGAGTTGCTTTTTATAGGCATCGTACACCTCGTCAAAGGATGTGAATTCGGCTGGATCGCCGGTCTCAACACCAACTTTCTTTTTGGTGACAGGGCATTTACCGTTGTTCAGCATGACTTCGACGATTTTTGCGAGGCAGGGTTGATCTTCCTGAGTAATGAAGCTGCCCTTTCCGCAGATACCCGTGGAGACACAACCGTAGTTGCCGCAGTTTCTGGCGTCTTCCAGAGAGATGCCGCCTTCGTATTGACCGAAGCGGGAGAGGTTACGCTGAATAACGACGTTGTTGTTCAAAATCTGGGGCTGGCCAGAACCGCCGCGGATGCATTCCACAACTTTCTTCAGGTAGGATTCTTTCATCTTGGGATGATAGAGCAGGGTCAGCGTGGGCTGAATGTTTTTCATCTTGACCTGAGTATCGAGCAGCATTTCTTCCAGCTCGGTGCTGGCATCGTTGCCGTCGGCATCTACACCACCAATGGTGATGCTCTGTCCTGTGTGGCCGGAAAGGGTGAGAGCGTATGAGTTGCCCTGATATTCAGCCAGTTCGAGGTGCTTGATCCATTGGAATTTGAGCAGCGTGGAGACCTGCTCACGTGTGAGGTTGCCTTCGTCGATGTCTTTTTTGAAGAAGGGGTACATGTACTGACCGTAACGACCGGGGGACGTTGCGCATGCCATCTGTTCGATTTCAATGGCCAGATGGATGAACCAGAAGGATTGGATGGCTTCGCGGAAATTGCGGGCCGGGAATTCAGGGACGCGGCGGCAGATCTCAGCGATTTCCAACAGCTCTTTCTTGGCCTTGGGATCACTTTCATCGGCAGCGGTCTTTTCGGCGAGGTCTGCATAGCGGTGAGAGTGGGCGATGACAGCCTCCAAGGTGACGAGCATGGACCGATACAGGTCGTGCTTTTCCTTGTTTTCCAGTGTGGTGGGGCAATCTTCGAAGCGTTTTTTTACGTCATCAATGAGCCAGCGCAACCCTTTGTTCAATGCCATGGGGTAATCGGCAATACCGGAACCACTCGCGACACTGACATTCTCATAGTACATGCCAGCTTTTGCATACGGCTTGGGGTTAATGCCGTATTTTTCTTTGAACAGTTTGTTGTTCAGATCAATGCAGGTGCGGCCTTTCCACAATTTGTATGTCTTTTCCAACAGCTCCTGTGTCTCGGCGGGAATCTTCATTTCGCCAAGAGAAGCCATTTTGGCCATCTGCATTTCTTCCTTGATCCAGGACACGTTCCATTCGGGGTATGCATATACACCGGCTCGTACGCCGGTCAGTGTACCAACGATGGGGTTGCCGTCGAGAAAGATGTTCTTTTTGGTCAGGACACGCTCAAATAACTTGGCGCGGATGTAGAAAGTGGATTCACCCTGATATTTTTCATAGACTTCGTTCAGGAATTGCAGGCGTTCAGGGTCCATTACCTGCGGAGCGTTCATCAAGAAGTCTTTCAACTCCTTGACGCGGTCTTCGGCGGTGTCCCAGTCGATGCCATACCCCATGGAGGGGGAGGCAGAGGAATCAGAATCTTTTATCATGGAAAGATTGGTCATTGATATCTCCTGTTTGTGTAAGATTTTCCCTGAAGAAAATTGAAAGCGGTGTTCATTCGCTTGTTCTTTTTGTCACTAGCAGGAGGTGTGCCATGCGGCTTATTACTCGTGTTTTTGTTCTTAATTCTTTGTTATAATAGACTTTATTTGTATTTGTGCTCATTTTTGAGATAGTGAAAAAAGTTTTTTTTTGTAAAAAAAACTTTCCTTTTTAATAAAAATTTTTCATTGGAGATGCGGAAGCGTAGCCGTTTATGTCTGCATTTCGATTGCCCACACCAACTTTGAAGAGGTCGTGAGATATGTATTTTGACGAAAAAAAGTTCTTTAATGTCAGTCGTGAAAGCGTTTTGACACCTTCCATGAAAGCCATTTGGGATGATATGGGACTTGGGGTCGCCGTCGTGGATGCCAATGGTATCTGTGAATACATGAATCCCATTCAGAGTCAGGTGGACGGTTTTGGACGGATACCTGTGGTTGGGCAACACATAACAAGTCTTTATGTGCCACACGAGTTGGAGTGTATTCCCACCATGGAATGTCTACAGAAGGGGCAACCGCTTCTCAAGAAGAGTTATTTTTACAAGACGACAAATAATTATCTTGCCAGCACGGTTTCTGATTTCTTTCCGCTGTTTGATAACGGAAAAAAGGATGGCGTCATTGCCTTTACCATTTGGACCGGCACGACGTCACTGGTGAAGAGACAAAGGCGTCCTGCCAAGGCGATTGTTCCTGGGCGAAGCTCTTATGAATATTATACATTCGACAGTTTGGTCGGGAAAGATGATGCCCTGATTGAAGTGCTGAACGAAGCGCGAACTGCTGCGCAGGCTCCGTCTCCTGTGATGATTTGGGGAGAAAGCGGGACGGGTAAGGAGTTGTTTGCTCAGGCAATTCATGCTGCGAGTGAGAGGTGTGATCATCCCCTTGTTCCGGTGAACTGTGCGGCTATCCCCGAAAATTTGTTGGAAGGTATTCTCTTTGGGACGGCTAAGGGGGCGTATACTGACGCTGCTGACAAGCCGGGGCTTTTTGAAGAAGCTGATGGTGGAACATTGCTTCTTGATGAGCTGAACTCCATGCCCATGGGATTGCAGGCCAAGCTTCTTCGTGTGCTTCAGGAGAAACGTGTGCGTCGACTCGGGTCGCGTACGGAAATCCCTGTGGACGTGCGAGTTATCAGTATATTGAATGTCGATCCGCTTTACGCAGTGGAGCAGAAAATATTGCGGCGTGATTTGTTTTATCGTCTTGCTGTCGTGGGGCTTGCCGTGCCGAGCTTAAGCCAGCGTAAGCAGGATATTCCGTTGTTGGCTCGAACGTTTATTGATCGTTCAGAGCAGCGGAAAGGCAGAAAGGTGATCAGTATTGATGACGATGTCCTTCGTATGTTTCATGATTATGAATGGCCAGGTAATATTCGTGAGCTGCTTCATGTCATTGAGGGAAGTCTTGCTTTGATTGGCGATCGCCTTTCGATTGATTGGGGGTGCCTCCCGCGTCATTTCAGAGATGCCTGCAGAAACGCTGCCGCACCGCAAATTACCGAGTCCATTTCGCCTGAACCAGTGTTGAGTCAGGCGACGGAAAAGGCTTTTTATGATTACCATGCGGTCAAAAGAAGCAGTGTGGTTTCACTCAAGGGGTGTGTGCAGGAGTATGAGGCGGAGTGTATCCGCAATGTGTTACGGGTGACGGGCGGTAATGTGGCCAAGGCCGCTCGGATAATGGAAATCACCGGTGCTGGTTTGCGGTACAAAATTAAACAGCTGAATATTGAAGAAGAGGATTAGGCGGTAAATTTATCGGGAGCAGGGGAGGAATGATCCTCCCGCTACTCGCATGTTTTTTTACAACAAGGAACGCCCCAAGCAGACTATACCTGCCAGTACAATGACGGCCATGAGAACGCGTCTGAATGTCTCGACATTGATGTGTTTCACAACGGGAAAGGCACAAAATGTTCCTAGAATAGTGGCCGGAACTCCATATATGACATAGTCGAATAATTCCGGGGTGTACAAACCTGCCGAGGCTTGCAGGACGCAGGTCATGGTACCTCTGATAACAAAGAATACACCAAGGGTTCCAAGAAAGACCCGAGGTTTCCAGTTGACGTACAGACCGTACGCCCCAATAGGCGGCCCATCGAAAGAAATGGCTGTTCCCAGCAAGCCTGCGCCGAATCCGGCCGCTCCTCCCCGCCCCCATGATTCTTCGTGGACTTCTTTTACATGAAATGTCTGTTGCCAATATACATAGTATAAAAGTAAAGCGCCGACGGCTCCCTGCAAGATGGCACCGGAGACAAATTGAAGGATAAACAGCCCTATAATAGCTCCAGGGATGGACCCGACGAGCATGGGCCATAAAGCTGATACGCGGCAATGGCGGAAATGCATGCACGCGATACAACCGTCCATGATGACATTCAGGATGCAACTGAGAGGGATCAGGTCATGCATAGGGATGAACATGGCGGCCACAGGGACTGCGACCATGGCCCCTCCAATGCCGCTGACGCCGGAAACAAAGCCGCCAACAAACCACGCGCAGAAAACCATGATGTATATTGGATCAGGCATCGAATGATTTTCCTGTCGTGTGTGAGTGTTGCGCGATCAGGTTTGCTTCACAGTTTCTCAGCGAGCCATGCCCCAGTTTAACCATCAGAAGTTCATACCGTTCCTGAACCAAATTCATTTTTTCTTTTTGGGCGTTTTGTACGCATATTTCGTACGCATCCATGGTGGAAGTGGAGTAAGTTTCGAGCTCGCAACCGAGATAGAGACAAAAGCTCTCATGCCCATCGGGGTGGATTGTATGAGGGAATTCCTTGGCAACGTCTTTGCGCCATGCGCTTTCTATGGCGACGATTTTTTTAATACGTGGATCTGTGCTGATGGACGGAATCAATTGGTCCATAAGCGCGTATTTTTCGGTCATGAAGTTACGCCCTTTTTTTTCAGCATGTTGCAAGTCGTTGCGGTAGGACTGGAGAAACTCGTCCGAGAGAACTCTGTGCGTGATTTCGCGCATGATGCGAAATGATTCAGGCCGTTCTTGACACATGGATGTGCCGCCTTGATTTTTTACTGCAAGGAACATGTCCAGTTCAAGATTTATGATTTCCTTAATGAGGTTTGTACGAGTGTTTTTTGACATCGTTTTCTCCTTATTCCCCTGAATTGTCTGAGCATAGTTGAGTGCGGGGGTGTTGGTATGTTTGCTGTTCGAGTGTAGCGTTTCGATTTACACAAATGGAGTTGAGTAAGAGGATCAAGTCCCTCGGCAACTTTATGAAAAAAAGAACGAGCATTGTTGTGCAAAGCTGGTGCCGTTTGTCTTTTTTTATTTTCCGTGTGATTTAATTTTGATAAAGAGCTTTTAACATATTGAAATAAATGAAATATTTATAAAATTTTAAATATCATACGATCTTTTCAATTTTATTTTTTTACTGGTAGGGGTGTGGAAAAATATTTTGTAAAAGAAAAGTTTTTTTCTCAAAAAGATATTTTTTTTTATTTTTGATGAGGAGTAATAAATGGCATGTTGTCAAATAGTCAATTTTTTTAGGTAAATAGATAGATGGTGAAGAATTTCACGTAGTGGCATCGTCTTTGCTTATACACATCTAGCAATTCACAAATTTGCTTTTACCTGAAGAGATTGAAACGCGGAGGACCTGTTCGCCCCTCTGCAATGACACAAAGACTGTGTGGTTCGCTCTGGATTTTTCAGAGTTCATGGTCGCCAGGTGGCTGGACGTATTTGTTTTACGTCTCATGGCAGAGGCGTTGTCTGCATCGGGAAG
This genomic window contains:
- a CDS encoding DUF4125 family protein, coding for MSKNTRTNLIKEIINLELDMFLAVKNQGGTSMCQERPESFRIMREITHRVLSDEFLQSYRNDLQHAEKKGRNFMTEKYALMDQLIPSISTDPRIKKIVAIESAWRKDVAKEFPHTIHPDGHESFCLYLGCELETYSTSTMDAYEICVQNAQKEKMNLVQERYELLMVKLGHGSLRNCEANLIAQHSHTTGKSFDA
- a CDS encoding glycyl radical protein, which gives rise to MTNLSMIKDSDSSASPSMGYGIDWDTAEDRVKELKDFLMNAPQVMDPERLQFLNEVYEKYQGESTFYIRAKLFERVLTKKNIFLDGNPIVGTLTGVRAGVYAYPEWNVSWIKEEMQMAKMASLGEMKIPAETQELLEKTYKLWKGRTCIDLNNKLFKEKYGINPKPYAKAGMYYENVSVASGSGIADYPMALNKGLRWLIDDVKKRFEDCPTTLENKEKHDLYRSMLVTLEAVIAHSHRYADLAEKTAADESDPKAKKELLEIAEICRRVPEFPARNFREAIQSFWFIHLAIEIEQMACATSPGRYGQYMYPFFKKDIDEGNLTREQVSTLLKFQWIKHLELAEYQGNSYALTLSGHTGQSITIGGVDADGNDASTELEEMLLDTQVKMKNIQPTLTLLYHPKMKESYLKKVVECIRGGSGQPQILNNNVVIQRNLSRFGQYEGGISLEDARNCGNYGCVSTGICGKGSFITQEDQPCLAKIVEVMLNNGKCPVTKKKVGVETGDPAEFTSFDEVYDAYKKQLDHLFNISRKHSDLSQMARLQVVPSVFRSAMYDGCIEKGVCEEAGGTRFPQVNPIMTAGIDAANSLLAIKHLVFDTKKLTMQEMLDAIKSNFEGCEDIRKMCFEAPKHGNDQPEVEGFVQQYYRDVDAIHHAQGPDCFGYRTPLDAYSLSYHNYFGALMGALPNGRKAGVALTDGSVSAMPGTDHEGITALIKSGAEAIDTVRYGANHFNVKFSPSVMEGPQGARTLVSLIKTYCDFGGSHIQFNCVDSKTLKDAQVNPKEYSDLVVRVAGFSAYFTRLDMGVQNEIIKRTEYNS
- a CDS encoding sigma 54-interacting transcriptional regulator; the protein is MYFDEKKFFNVSRESVLTPSMKAIWDDMGLGVAVVDANGICEYMNPIQSQVDGFGRIPVVGQHITSLYVPHELECIPTMECLQKGQPLLKKSYFYKTTNNYLASTVSDFFPLFDNGKKDGVIAFTIWTGTTSLVKRQRRPAKAIVPGRSSYEYYTFDSLVGKDDALIEVLNEARTAAQAPSPVMIWGESGTGKELFAQAIHAASERCDHPLVPVNCAAIPENLLEGILFGTAKGAYTDAADKPGLFEEADGGTLLLDELNSMPMGLQAKLLRVLQEKRVRRLGSRTEIPVDVRVISILNVDPLYAVEQKILRRDLFYRLAVVGLAVPSLSQRKQDIPLLARTFIDRSEQRKGRKVISIDDDVLRMFHDYEWPGNIRELLHVIEGSLALIGDRLSIDWGCLPRHFRDACRNAAAPQITESISPEPVLSQATEKAFYDYHAVKRSSVVSLKGCVQEYEAECIRNVLRVTGGNVAKAARIMEITGAGLRYKIKQLNIEEED
- a CDS encoding glycyl-radical enzyme activating protein, with the translated sequence MSQGMVYNIQRMSVQDGPGLRTTVFLKGCPLSCLWCSNPESQKTSPQMMFFESLCTGCGACMDACPNGAVIPMGEKFGRDLEKCTDCGKCAEVCPSKAREISGKEMTVEDVMDVVRKDALFYENSDGGVTFGGGEPTSGGQFFLDMVQAAHDEGFHVTVDTCGFCPADRFDQTIEMADLFLFDCKHMDPEQHKKWTGQDNTIILRNLRAALNSKTQVRLRMPLMPDMNDSDENIAAMADFFKEFDNPEIEVMPCHAFGRNKYAALGWPYRMSSEYTPEQLDVVLERFANHGLKTVIV
- a CDS encoding sulfite exporter TauE/SafE family protein; amino-acid sequence: MPDPIYIMVFCAWFVGGFVSGVSGIGGAMVAVPVAAMFIPMHDLIPLSCILNVIMDGCIACMHFRHCRVSALWPMLVGSIPGAIIGLFILQFVSGAILQGAVGALLLYYVYWQQTFHVKEVHEESWGRGGAAGFGAGLLGTAISFDGPPIGAYGLYVNWKPRVFLGTLGVFFVIRGTMTCVLQASAGLYTPELFDYVIYGVPATILGTFCAFPVVKHINVETFRRVLMAVIVLAGIVCLGRSLL